A window from Mycolicibacterium tokaiense encodes these proteins:
- a CDS encoding NAD(P)H-binding protein gives MDRHSGFSPMGKSNNPGLTGAMNTTDNTLVLGASGKTGRRLVPRLRLRGVPVRPASRSSRIRFDWADRDSWSAALQDVAAVYLVPPRDPAPVREFVSLAEQRGVRRAVVLSGRGADTWGDSTFGLDMRAAEDAVRASSLEWTILRPNNFAQDFDEDVFRDDVVSGQLALPSTVAEPFIDIADVADVAATVLTEPGAHVGQIYEMSGPRSITFAEAVQLIATASGRPVHYTAVSPQEYRAGLVAQGLSEDDAHHVAEMFVMMERGALSAPTDTVPTLLGRPAHTFEDYVLRAAAAGAWDR, from the coding sequence ATGGACAGGCATTCCGGCTTCTCACCCATGGGAAAGTCCAACAACCCCGGGTTGACTGGAGCCATGAACACCACCGACAACACCCTGGTCCTGGGGGCCAGCGGCAAGACCGGCCGCCGGCTCGTCCCCCGTCTGCGACTGCGCGGAGTGCCCGTGCGGCCGGCATCACGGTCCAGCAGGATCCGGTTCGACTGGGCTGACCGCGACAGCTGGTCCGCGGCCCTGCAAGACGTCGCCGCGGTGTATCTGGTGCCGCCACGCGACCCTGCGCCCGTGCGGGAGTTCGTGTCACTGGCCGAGCAGCGCGGGGTCCGACGGGCCGTCGTGCTCTCCGGCCGGGGCGCGGACACCTGGGGCGATTCGACTTTCGGACTGGACATGCGTGCCGCCGAGGACGCCGTGCGGGCCTCGAGCCTGGAGTGGACCATCCTGCGTCCCAACAACTTCGCGCAGGACTTCGACGAGGACGTTTTCCGCGACGATGTGGTCTCCGGGCAGCTTGCGCTGCCCAGCACGGTGGCAGAGCCGTTCATCGACATCGCGGATGTCGCCGACGTGGCGGCGACGGTACTGACCGAACCCGGCGCGCACGTCGGACAGATTTACGAGATGAGCGGTCCGCGATCGATCACCTTCGCCGAGGCCGTACAGCTGATCGCCACGGCGTCCGGACGCCCGGTGCACTACACCGCGGTGTCGCCGCAGGAGTACCGCGCCGGCCTGGTGGCGCAGGGCCTGAGCGAGGACGATGCGCACCACGTCGCGGAGATGTTCGTGATGATGGAGCGCGGTGCACTCAGTGCACCCACCGACACGGTGCCCACACTGTTGGGGCGCCCGGCCCACACGTTCGAGGACTATGTGCTGCGGGCCGCGGCGGCGGGGGCGTGGGACCGATGA
- a CDS encoding pyridoxamine 5'-phosphate oxidase family protein: protein MSTSLRAQDLDLLRRPLHGFLTIAGGPQPPQPRPVWFEAADDGTIQLFTGPDTAKVRQLQRDPRASLVVAAPVGEHEHWVSVTGPATVERDGADELLHRLAARYWDLDDPRRAAELAEMSAQNWLRVVIHPDKVSGYAM, encoded by the coding sequence ATGAGCACCTCACTGCGTGCGCAGGATCTCGACCTGCTGCGCCGGCCCCTGCACGGATTCCTGACGATCGCCGGAGGGCCCCAGCCGCCCCAGCCCCGCCCGGTGTGGTTCGAGGCGGCCGACGACGGGACCATCCAGCTGTTCACTGGCCCTGACACCGCCAAAGTTCGCCAGCTGCAGCGTGATCCGCGGGCCTCGCTGGTGGTGGCCGCCCCGGTCGGGGAACATGAACACTGGGTCTCGGTCACCGGCCCGGCCACCGTGGAACGCGACGGGGCCGACGAGCTGCTACACCGCCTGGCGGCGCGCTACTGGGACCTCGACGACCCCCGCCGCGCCGCGGAGCTCGCCGAGATGTCGGCCCAGAACTGGCTGCGGGTGGTCATTCACCCGGACAAGGTGAGCGGCTACGCGATGTGA
- a CDS encoding FMN-dependent NADH-azoreductase: MTYILQLDSSANLTSSASRQLATEFAQRWAAAAPGREIRRRDLHTEQLPHLHTNALHFTAELQPDGSVTPSPEARRLQDELLAELSDAAAVVVGAPMYNYSMPSTLKAWLDNVHVIGATSPAAEGIAPLRGKPVLVISARATPTGADVETDFVIGPFFGILGAFMGMQVQGVVVHTEPPANPGDFHRPIAEVRAEVAAVADGWS, encoded by the coding sequence GTGACCTACATCTTGCAGCTCGACTCGTCGGCCAACCTCACCTCGTCGGCGTCACGACAGTTGGCGACAGAGTTCGCCCAGCGGTGGGCGGCCGCGGCGCCCGGCCGGGAGATCCGTCGCCGCGACCTGCACACCGAGCAGTTGCCGCACCTGCACACCAACGCCCTGCACTTCACGGCTGAACTGCAGCCCGACGGCAGTGTGACCCCGTCGCCGGAGGCCCGCCGGTTGCAGGACGAGCTGCTCGCCGAGCTGAGCGATGCGGCCGCGGTGGTGGTGGGTGCGCCGATGTACAACTACTCGATGCCCTCGACCCTGAAGGCGTGGCTGGACAACGTCCACGTCATCGGTGCCACTTCGCCTGCGGCAGAAGGCATTGCACCCTTGCGGGGAAAGCCGGTACTGGTGATCTCGGCGCGCGCGACCCCAACGGGAGCCGACGTGGAAACCGACTTCGTGATCGGGCCCTTCTTCGGCATCCTCGGCGCCTTCATGGGGATGCAGGTCCAGGGCGTGGTGGTGCACACCGAGCCTCCGGCGAACCCAGGTGACTTCCACCGGCCCATCGCCGAGGTGCGGGCCGAGGTGGCCGCCGTCGCCGACGGCTGGTCCTGA
- a CDS encoding Hsp20/alpha crystallin family protein: MLRFDPFGDIDSLTRGLLANQSTNSRVPRFMPMDLCKIGDHYVLTADLPGIDPGSVDVDVDGGTLTISAHRTARSEESAQWLANERFSGSYRRQLSLGDNIDTSAISATYENGVLTVTIPVAEKAKPRKIEVSHTGSAVPIERTTVDAE, from the coding sequence GTGCTTCGTTTTGATCCCTTCGGTGACATTGACTCCCTGACCCGCGGACTGCTCGCGAATCAGTCGACGAACAGCCGAGTTCCCCGGTTCATGCCGATGGACCTGTGCAAGATCGGCGACCATTACGTGTTGACCGCCGACCTGCCTGGCATCGACCCCGGCTCCGTCGACGTCGATGTGGACGGCGGAACCCTGACCATCTCGGCGCACCGCACGGCCCGTTCCGAGGAGTCCGCCCAGTGGCTGGCCAACGAGCGGTTCTCCGGCAGCTATCGCCGTCAGTTGTCGCTCGGGGACAACATCGACACGTCTGCCATCTCGGCGACGTACGAGAACGGCGTGCTGACCGTCACGATCCCGGTGGCCGAGAAGGCCAAGCCGCGCAAGATCGAGGTCAGCCACACCGGCTCAGCAGTTCCGATCGAGCGGACCACCGTCGACGCAGAGTGA